A window of the Cystobacter fuscus genome harbors these coding sequences:
- a CDS encoding gamma-glutamylcyclotransferase: MSSRPSYVWFSFSLALAPGLAQERVQGDLLPELPEGEVAAALDVDLLYDVPAPEWGGHVPRLVDAPGRRVMGRVRVMPLESWPQVAKLEEDLSLATGERPVRVRTATGAMLSARAFTPLPPVPSPGLVSESFLEALARAAEHAKLPTDYVSRLQAEARLIQAVQRGHARRAR; this comes from the coding sequence ATGTCCTCCCGCCCATCATACGTCTGGTTCTCCTTCTCGCTGGCCCTGGCACCCGGGCTCGCGCAGGAGCGGGTCCAGGGCGACCTGCTTCCCGAGTTGCCCGAGGGAGAAGTGGCGGCGGCGCTCGACGTGGACCTCCTGTATGACGTGCCGGCACCGGAGTGGGGAGGCCACGTGCCGAGGCTGGTGGATGCACCTGGCCGGCGGGTGATGGGGCGCGTGCGCGTCATGCCCCTGGAGAGCTGGCCCCAGGTGGCGAAGTTGGAGGAGGACCTGTCGCTGGCCACCGGCGAGCGCCCGGTCCGGGTGCGCACGGCCACGGGCGCCATGCTCTCCGCGAGGGCCTTCACGCCGCTGCCGCCCGTGCCCTCGCCGGGACTGGTGAGCGAGTCGTTCCTGGAGGCGCTCGCCCGGGCCGCCGAGCACGCGAAACTGCCCACGGACTACGTTTCGCGCCTCCAGGCCGAGGCCCGGCTCATCCAGGCCGTACAGCGCGGCCACGCCAGGCGGGCGCGCTGA
- a CDS encoding ABC transporter permease, producing the protein MSATASVEVPRAWWLARWAERLNPLVVKEVRQGLRSRVFWLSFGLMLLACFILSLAAYVATIEEGLKPQGRTFFLAFFFCLGMVHFFLLPYGAYRSLAREREDETWVLLLLTGLGPRRILRGKVASSLVQGGLYASAVGPFLLFSYYLNGIDLPTLLLVLLLGACWFLFLTVVAVCMATLAEGRMGRGLAHLVLLGVLGLGLFYGQVCAWFLCEQGFRPLISSDGALVFALVSLWLMLTCAWLLFETAAARLSLVTENYSRAPRRALVVQTVLSALVVLLAWWDSSSQRMVWAMSLLGCVLLTLCGLVLATDLDGQARSLRAATRPWSLLRPGALRGFRLAVLLLLFWSAACGALFVLSTRNLASLELPGVISLPLYALLYLSLPLWVARLPRSPVFSSPATVRLLFFMLGGLGLLVPSLVSFVLWREEGNTLLSLLNPFLGVTLFSEGDSPLDEPVLAWSLLGCVALLAALSVFLADRSLAAREREVHAA; encoded by the coding sequence GTGAGCGCGACGGCTTCGGTGGAGGTGCCCCGCGCCTGGTGGCTCGCGCGTTGGGCCGAGCGGCTCAACCCGCTCGTGGTGAAGGAGGTGCGCCAGGGGCTGCGCTCGCGCGTCTTCTGGTTGAGCTTCGGGCTGATGTTGCTGGCCTGCTTCATCCTCTCCCTGGCGGCCTATGTCGCCACGATCGAGGAGGGCCTGAAGCCCCAGGGGCGCACCTTCTTCCTCGCCTTCTTCTTCTGTCTGGGCATGGTGCACTTCTTCCTCCTGCCCTATGGCGCCTACCGCTCCCTGGCGCGCGAGCGCGAGGACGAGACGTGGGTGCTGCTGCTGCTCACCGGGCTGGGGCCCCGGCGCATCCTCCGGGGCAAGGTGGCCTCCTCCCTGGTGCAGGGCGGGCTGTACGCCTCGGCCGTGGGGCCCTTCCTCCTCTTCAGCTACTACCTCAACGGCATCGATCTGCCGACGCTCCTGCTGGTGCTGTTGCTGGGGGCCTGCTGGTTCCTCTTCCTCACCGTGGTGGCGGTGTGCATGGCCACCCTCGCCGAGGGGCGCATGGGCCGCGGCCTCGCGCACCTGGTGCTGCTGGGGGTGTTGGGGCTGGGGCTGTTCTACGGGCAGGTGTGCGCCTGGTTCCTGTGCGAGCAGGGCTTCCGCCCCCTCATCTCCAGTGACGGGGCGCTCGTCTTCGCCCTGGTCTCGTTGTGGCTCATGCTCACCTGCGCCTGGCTCCTCTTCGAGACCGCGGCCGCTCGGCTGTCCCTGGTCACGGAGAACTACTCGAGGGCACCCCGGCGCGCGCTCGTCGTGCAGACCGTGCTCTCCGCGCTCGTCGTCCTGCTCGCGTGGTGGGACTCCAGTTCCCAGCGGATGGTCTGGGCGATGAGCCTCCTCGGGTGCGTGTTGCTGACGCTCTGTGGCCTCGTGCTGGCCACGGATCTGGACGGACAGGCCCGCTCCCTGCGCGCCGCCACGCGGCCCTGGTCGCTCCTGCGTCCGGGTGCCTTGCGCGGCTTCCGGCTCGCCGTGTTGCTGCTGCTCTTCTGGTCGGCGGCCTGTGGCGCGCTCTTCGTCCTCTCCACGCGCAATCTCGCCTCCTTGGAACTGCCCGGGGTGATCTCCCTGCCCCTGTACGCGCTCCTCTATCTCTCGCTTCCGCTGTGGGTGGCGCGCCTGCCGCGCTCGCCGGTGTTCTCCTCCCCGGCGACGGTGCGGCTGCTGTTCTTCATGCTCGGTGGACTCGGCCTCCTCGTGCCTTCCCTGGTGTCCTTCGTCCTCTGGCGCGAGGAGGGCAACACGCTCCTCTCGCTGCTCAACCCCTTCCTCGGCGTGACGCTCTTCTCCGAGGGGGATTCTCCGCTGGATGAGCCGGTGCTGGCCTGGTCCCTGCTCGGGTGCGTGGCGCTGCTCGCCGCGCTCTCCGTCTTCCTCGCGGATCGCTCGCTCGCCGCCCGGGAGCGAGAGGTCCACGCGGCATGA
- a CDS encoding type VI immunity family protein, translating to MDLWESKTQVGDYRFEYRGRALGTASHQWSPQAVSAVSFWLPTEYLEEQGPVGFAPWPWRWRMSCPPVNAAPSRMSTHDSGPSWVASPSMYDSFIRCSMPVYPGALTVHRIRPRSPVLAEAKAWAGDGDMQPGHRSGSRARHAAAA from the coding sequence GTGGATCTCTGGGAGTCCAAAACCCAGGTGGGAGACTACCGCTTCGAGTACCGAGGCCGGGCACTCGGCACGGCCAGCCATCAATGGTCTCCCCAGGCGGTGTCCGCGGTGTCATTCTGGCTGCCCACGGAGTATCTGGAGGAGCAGGGCCCGGTCGGGTTCGCGCCCTGGCCTTGGCGCTGGCGCATGAGTTGCCCCCCTGTCAACGCTGCACCCTCACGGATGTCGACGCATGACTCGGGGCCATCGTGGGTGGCTAGCCCTTCGATGTACGACTCTTTCATTCGCTGCTCCATGCCGGTTTATCCCGGCGCACTAACCGTTCACCGCATCAGGCCACGCTCACCCGTGTTGGCAGAAGCGAAGGCGTGGGCTGGCGACGGCGATATGCAGCCAGGGCATCGGTCAGGAAGCCGAGCACGTCACGCCGCTGCAGCTTGA
- a CDS encoding transposase, producing the protein MFLPDSFLQWLLALGATMNAPTRASWVTVVKGWLFAGRRTLTGVLVAAGAVGDKHHSAYYRVFATARWSLDALGLALFALARPLLEPGAVPLTLDDTLARKRGVKMFGTGMHHDPLASSRQCAVLSWGHSWVVLAVRVQLPCVPGRYFSLPLLFRLYLNRKSAARWRLTYRTRPQLAVEMLKCLSKGVPERRFHVYADSAYGGQSVLAHLPDRFDLTSRMPLDARLHAPVPERRTTTRGRPRRRGPRLPNPEQMLEKQKARHLTLRLYGRQDKVRVVEGLVYWYSVPNRLLKVVVADMLTTLRYACLRSAFSATPRDEQGQQKPLLLLPGSSQAAA; encoded by the coding sequence ATGTTCTTGCCGGATTCCTTCCTCCAATGGCTCCTGGCGCTGGGCGCCACCATGAACGCGCCCACGCGGGCCTCGTGGGTGACGGTGGTCAAAGGCTGGCTGTTCGCTGGACGCCGCACTCTGACGGGGGTCCTGGTGGCCGCTGGAGCCGTGGGCGACAAGCACCACTCGGCCTATTACCGGGTTTTCGCCACCGCACGCTGGAGCCTGGATGCATTGGGCCTGGCGCTCTTCGCCCTGGCCAGGCCCTTGCTTGAACCGGGCGCAGTGCCCCTCACTCTGGACGATACCCTGGCGCGCAAGCGGGGCGTGAAGATGTTTGGCACGGGCATGCACCATGACCCGTTGGCCAGCAGTCGCCAGTGCGCTGTCCTCAGCTGGGGGCACTCGTGGGTCGTGCTGGCCGTGCGCGTGCAACTGCCTTGTGTTCCAGGCCGCTATTTCAGCCTGCCGCTCCTCTTCCGCCTTTATCTCAATCGCAAATCCGCAGCGCGCTGGCGCCTGACTTATCGCACGCGGCCCCAGCTGGCTGTCGAAATGCTCAAGTGCTTGAGCAAGGGAGTGCCCGAGCGACGCTTTCACGTGTATGCCGACTCGGCCTACGGCGGACAGAGTGTTCTGGCCCATCTCCCTGACCGGTTTGACCTCACCAGCCGAATGCCATTGGATGCCAGGTTGCACGCCCCTGTCCCCGAGCGCCGGACGACGACTCGGGGTCGGCCTCGCCGGCGTGGGCCTCGCTTGCCCAACCCGGAACAAATGTTGGAGAAGCAGAAGGCGCGGCACCTGACGCTGCGACTGTATGGACGTCAAGACAAGGTGCGTGTCGTCGAGGGGCTGGTGTATTGGTACAGCGTTCCCAATCGTCTGCTCAAAGTCGTCGTCGCCGACATGCTCACCACCTTGCGCTACGCCTGTTTGCGCTCGGCATTTTCTGCGACCCCGCGCGATGAGCAGGGTCAACAAAAACCGCTCCTACTCCTCCCGGGCTCCTCCCAAGCGGCGGCTTGA